A genomic region of Gemmata massiliana contains the following coding sequences:
- a CDS encoding RNA polymerase sigma factor — MAHEPSTAILDPLRRLISRQTGNALTDAQLLENFVSRREEASFEVLVWRHGAMVLALAQRVLRDSHAAEDAFQATFLVFARKAKSIGRGEAVACWLYKVAYRIAVRLRARAVERQLGTEPADEFPAPEVPTDAEWRDLRPVLDDEIARLPEKYRAPFVLCYLEGRTNEEAATQLGCPKGTVLSRLSRGRERLRERLSRRGIALTASALAVSISRNAATATVPPTLVPTAVNAAIPFAAGKAVSELVPAHVAALTDGVLRAMTFRYVKTAALALVSLVVLGSGVTWAAFAGGNAHESGEPLVLVAESNGPPTGEAKVVPPVEPEHPAPPIQGRVTDIAKDGKSVTITSVAYEWYGRNRLPEVPEPRVVVVKLSDKTVVTYQDVGMNGAKLTRGYSAYVEFVAGAKDVAAAISLTGTMERPMNGGAVGRVDTVADDGKSFSLEVPGYSSNPALTPNSFLPYHLVPPLQRDRASKIDVPFDDKTVLSFSDVPKGGAKITPNYRVQVVYADDGRTAGKVYFEGRLDSSGREANRPDVANTVWDVWPGPNLAPVDGKPSDIAGIVMRVADGKAIVVEVPPKPSAEAPTRVAVYLTDKTAEVFRDVPLDGAKAAPGMQAQVWLADGSKDTAAKVTYTGTTPDRWTIVTGKVVTVAKDGKSFTVESPPPKRGDAGKRTEVKLVSLTKVTFNGVGPGEAKVTEGLNVYARMLDDYPDTAAGITFTKDGFTPR; from the coding sequence ATGGCACACGAACCATCAACCGCGATCCTCGATCCGCTTCGGCGGCTCATTTCGCGACAAACGGGTAACGCACTCACCGACGCGCAGCTTCTGGAGAATTTCGTTTCGCGCCGCGAGGAGGCGTCGTTCGAGGTGCTCGTTTGGCGGCACGGGGCGATGGTCCTCGCGCTCGCTCAGCGCGTGCTCCGTGATTCGCACGCGGCGGAAGATGCGTTCCAGGCAACGTTTCTTGTGTTCGCGCGAAAGGCCAAGTCGATCGGCCGCGGCGAGGCGGTCGCGTGCTGGCTCTATAAGGTCGCGTACCGGATCGCCGTTCGCCTGCGCGCTCGGGCTGTGGAGCGGCAACTCGGAACCGAACCGGCGGACGAGTTCCCGGCTCCCGAAGTACCTACGGACGCCGAGTGGCGCGATCTGCGACCGGTTCTTGATGACGAGATCGCGCGCTTACCGGAGAAGTACCGCGCGCCGTTCGTTCTCTGCTATCTCGAAGGCCGCACCAACGAAGAGGCCGCAACACAACTCGGTTGCCCGAAGGGAACCGTGCTGTCGCGCCTCTCGCGCGGGCGCGAACGCTTGCGGGAGCGGCTCTCGCGCCGCGGAATCGCGCTCACGGCCAGCGCGCTGGCTGTCTCCATTTCTCGAAACGCAGCCACGGCGACCGTTCCACCAACTCTGGTGCCGACCGCAGTCAACGCCGCTATCCCGTTTGCGGCAGGGAAAGCGGTAAGTGAACTGGTTCCCGCACACGTCGCCGCTCTCACCGACGGAGTGTTACGCGCGATGACGTTCAGATACGTTAAGACCGCAGCGCTCGCTCTGGTGTCGCTTGTCGTGCTAGGGAGCGGGGTTACTTGGGCGGCCTTCGCCGGTGGTAACGCGCACGAATCGGGCGAGCCGCTGGTGCTGGTCGCGGAGTCGAACGGGCCGCCGACCGGGGAGGCCAAGGTCGTCCCGCCCGTCGAGCCTGAGCACCCCGCTCCGCCCATTCAGGGGCGAGTGACAGACATTGCGAAGGATGGGAAGTCAGTCACCATCACCAGCGTTGCGTATGAATGGTACGGCAGAAACCGCCTCCCAGAAGTCCCAGAACCAAGGGTGGTAGTGGTCAAATTGAGTGACAAAACGGTGGTGACATATCAAGACGTCGGTATGAATGGAGCAAAACTCACGAGAGGCTATTCGGCGTATGTCGAGTTTGTCGCGGGTGCAAAGGATGTTGCGGCCGCCATCTCGCTTACCGGGACAATGGAACGGCCGATGAACGGTGGCGCTGTCGGGCGTGTCGATACGGTCGCGGATGATGGGAAATCCTTCTCACTGGAGGTGCCCGGATATAGTTCCAATCCTGCGCTTACCCCTAATTCTTTCCTCCCTTACCATTTGGTCCCACCTCTTCAGCGCGATAGAGCGTCGAAGATCGACGTTCCCTTCGACGATAAGACGGTACTTTCATTCTCAGACGTTCCGAAGGGCGGGGCTAAAATTACCCCTAATTACCGCGTACAAGTGGTGTACGCGGACGATGGAAGAACCGCCGGCAAAGTGTACTTCGAGGGCCGACTGGACTCGAGTGGACGCGAAGCGAACCGTCCAGATGTTGCAAACACTGTCTGGGATGTCTGGCCCGGGCCTAACCTCGCACCGGTAGACGGGAAGCCATCAGATATCGCCGGCATTGTCATGCGTGTCGCCGACGGCAAAGCCATTGTGGTGGAAGTTCCTCCCAAACCATCGGCAGAAGCTCCGACGCGGGTTGCGGTCTACTTGACCGACAAGACCGCCGAAGTGTTCCGTGACGTACCGCTCGACGGTGCGAAAGCCGCACCGGGCATGCAAGCGCAAGTGTGGCTCGCGGACGGATCAAAGGACACCGCCGCGAAGGTGACGTACACCGGGACCACGCCCGATCGTTGGACGATCGTGACCGGGAAAGTCGTTACAGTGGCGAAGGATGGTAAATCGTTCACGGTAGAATCGCCTCCGCCCAAACGTGGTGACGCGGGCAAACGCACGGAGGTGAAACTCGTCTCGCTCACGAAAGTGACATTCAACGGGGTCGGGCCGGGAGAAGCCAAAGTGACGGAAGGGCTTAACGTTTACGCTCGGATGCTCGATGATTACCCGGACACGGCCGCCGGAATCACCTTCACGAAAGACGGCTTTACGCCCCGATAA
- a CDS encoding response regulator — translation MTDTVLIVDDEESVRRTFQEWLTTSMPDARVFAVADSESALRIANEHAVDLAVLDWNLGSGSDGLRLLEDLVEFQPDVVAILVTGFAHQATPLDALRMGVRDYIDKNQDLNRETFVAAIRRQLDRIRPVKQQRELNHRLATFREAVEKVLPIVQTSAAFNDPVPLPAAVKSLLRFVIRGTRAVDGALIVRHTAADGTESTVAYGADGVPLPAPPVSFGKSLAASVISFQKPVALDASDSDALGSLELFPFEANRSCILAAPLRVATDTVVVVELFDKAAPGFSDDDRRLVMSAAELGTDLLRQAVAERQTHKLLFDAVDAALKATSDFSTAPAPAPDTSAPLSSVMAKLKEGLGADSNATAPPDTTLRLVEAVRAIAVKHGPSAVEHCVRAVNDLRALLDEITGSA, via the coding sequence ATGACCGACACTGTACTCATCGTGGACGACGAGGAATCCGTCCGCCGGACGTTCCAGGAGTGGCTCACGACCTCGATGCCGGACGCCCGCGTGTTCGCGGTCGCCGATTCCGAGTCGGCCCTCCGGATCGCGAACGAGCACGCCGTTGATCTCGCGGTTCTCGACTGGAACCTCGGGTCCGGGAGCGACGGGTTGCGCCTGCTCGAAGACCTCGTCGAGTTCCAACCGGACGTAGTCGCCATCCTCGTGACCGGGTTCGCGCACCAAGCGACGCCGCTCGACGCGCTCCGCATGGGCGTGCGCGACTACATCGATAAGAACCAGGACTTGAACCGCGAGACGTTCGTCGCGGCCATTCGCCGGCAACTCGATCGCATCCGCCCCGTCAAACAGCAGCGCGAACTGAACCACCGGCTCGCGACGTTCCGCGAGGCCGTCGAGAAGGTGCTGCCGATCGTACAAACGTCGGCCGCGTTCAACGACCCCGTACCGCTGCCGGCCGCGGTGAAGTCGCTCCTCCGGTTCGTGATTCGCGGGACGCGGGCCGTGGACGGGGCACTGATCGTGCGCCATACGGCGGCCGACGGTACCGAGTCGACTGTGGCTTACGGGGCCGACGGCGTCCCGCTCCCCGCGCCGCCGGTATCGTTCGGAAAATCGCTCGCCGCGAGTGTCATCAGTTTCCAGAAGCCGGTCGCGCTGGACGCATCCGACTCGGACGCGCTTGGTTCACTAGAACTGTTCCCGTTTGAAGCGAACCGTTCGTGTATCCTGGCCGCCCCGCTCCGCGTCGCGACGGATACAGTCGTGGTCGTGGAACTGTTCGATAAAGCGGCGCCCGGGTTCAGCGACGACGACCGGCGCCTCGTCATGTCCGCGGCCGAACTCGGAACAGACCTGCTGCGCCAGGCGGTCGCGGAGCGGCAAACACACAAACTGCTGTTCGATGCGGTCGATGCGGCACTCAAGGCGACCTCAGACTTTAGCACCGCGCCGGCTCCCGCCCCAGACACGAGCGCGCCGCTCTCTTCGGTCATGGCCAAGCTGAAGGAGGGACTGGGCGCGGACTCGAACGCGACCGCCCCGCCGGACACCACGCTGCGCCTAGTCGAAGCCGTGCGCGCCATCGCCGTGAAACACGGGCCGAGCGCGGTAGAGCACTGCGTCAGGGCGGTTAACGACCTCCGCGCACTCCTCGACGAAATCACCGGCAGCGCATGA